TCTGCTGGCGCTGAGCGAACGTGCCGAACAGCTAAGCCAGTCTTTGCCGGGCGTACCGGGCGGAGGCCAATCGGGCAAAACGGGCGTCAACGTCGACATTTAACCATTGAGGAAAGTGCACTCTGACCCCTGTTGTTGCCCAGTCATGCCCCGGGACCGAGCGCATTCGGCATGAGGGCTATAGTGCGTGTTGACCCGGCTGTGATCTTGCCCATGACCGACACACCTTCCGCCATCAGCGCCGGTCTGAGCGCCGCTGATACGCCCTACATCGACGCCACCCTCCATTGGGTGGAGCGCGCCGTGGTCGGCCTCAATCTCTGTCCGTTCGCACGAGCGCCATTCATTCACGGGAAAATCCGCTATGCGGTCAGCCATGCCCGCGATACCGATACGTTGCTGAACGATCTCTGCGGCGAGCTGCAATGCCTCGCGGCCGTCGATGCGAACGAGTGTGAAACGACCTTGCTGATCCACCCGCATGTGCTGGGCGACTTCCTCGACTACAACGACTTCCTCGATGTCGCCGATACCGCTGTCGAGACACTCAAGCTCGACGGCGTGCTACAGGTCGCCAGCTTTCACCCGCACTACCAGTTCGCCGACACCGCGCCGGATGATATCGAGAACGCCACCAACCGATCACCGTGGCCCACGCTACATCTGCTGCGCGAAGCAAGCATCGAACGCGCCGCCGATGCGATGAGCGACCCGGACGAGATCTACCGCCGAAATATTGAGACGTTGCGAAAGCTGGGGCGCGCGGGCTGGGATGCGCTTGGCGTGCGTGTTCCCGGATGCAAGCAAGAGTGAGAGTCGAGTTTTAGGAAAAATGCACTCTGCCCCCTGTCTTCACCCTTTTGTTTCCAAGCAGGTAACGACAATGCGCGTGCGGAGCGGGGTCAACAGGGATATCGTGCCGTCCTGATCACGAGAAACACCATGACGAAAAGCTACGACCCACCCCTGACTACGAACCCGCATGGCCCCCTCTACCGCGTCGATAATGCGATCAAGGCAGCCCAGCAACGGCTGGATGCCGCTATCGATATGAAGCGGCATCACACCAACCAAAATCTGGCCCACGAAGTGATTAAAGAGGCTCGCGAAGGGCTCAGAAAGTCTGAACAGTTGCGTTTGCTCAAGATCAAAGAACTCGCGCAAAAGGCGGCGGAGACCTAGGCGGAATCCGGGCCAGCTCACTCCACCCCCTTTTTCAGATTCGACAGCGTTGCAAACGTTGCGCGGTCCATCTGCTTGGACACTCTGCAAGAACCGAATCAGCCCATCGAAATAACCCTGCTGGTCGTCATACATCGCCAGATGGCTCCCTTTCGGGCATAGCACCGGAAACGGGGGTGGTCCAACCTGGCCCCGTTTCTTGCCGACCCCGTTTCTTGCGACTCCATGACTTCGTCTGACCGACTTACCAGTCCGTCGGTCGATAATCCTTCAAGAACTGCCCCCACACGTGTTCGCCGGTGTTCATGCCGCTGATGATCGGATCGACGATGCGCGCGGCGCCGTCAACGATGTCCAGAGGTGGGTGGAAACGCTCTTCCAGTACCTTTTTCGCTGCCAGCTCGGCCGGATCCTCATCGGTCACCCAGCCGGTGTCGACGCTGTTCATGTGGATGCCGTCGTTGTGGTAGTCCGTGGCCGAGGTGCGCGTCATCATGTTGAGCGCGGCCTTTGCCATGTTGGTGTGTGGATGGCGCGTGGTCTTGAAGTTGCGGTAGAACTGGCCTTCCATCGCAGACACGTTGACGATGTGCTTGTCGCGTTCCGGTGTGCGCAGCATCAGCGGCTTCAGTCGTGCATTGATGATGAACGGCGCGATCGCATTGACCAGCTGCACTTCCAGCAATTCCACCGAGGGGACTTCGGCCATCAGCAAGCGCCACGAATTACGTTCGCGCAAATCGATCTGCTGCAGGTCCTGGTCGAGCCTGCCCTCGGGGAACAGATGGCTCTGCGCCAGCAGTTCTTCGGGCAGCAGCGGCACCTGGGATAGTTCGGCAGCGCGGGCCAGGCCAGGCAGATCCGCGGCGCGGCTGGCCAGCGGGGTCGCCGAAACGCCCGCATCGGGCAAGATGTTGGAGCCGCGCAGGCCCTCGTAATGACCGACCAGCTTGCGCACGTGTTCGGGCATGTCGTGCAGCGCAGCCCGCTCGCCGTCCATCATGTGCGCATAGAAGTCGGGTGGGCGACGCACGGTTTGGCAGGCGTTGTTGATGATGAAGTCCAGTCGCGGCCGCGTGGCGACCAGTTCCTGGCAGAACGCTTCGACACTGGGCGTGTGGCGCAGGTCCAGTCCGTAGACTTGCAGGCGATGGCCCCATTCGCCGAAGTCCGCTTCCTCGGCATAGCGTGCCGCCGAGTCGCGCGGGAAGCGCGTGGTAACAATCAGCTCCGCACCGGCGCGCAGCAATTTCAGGCCGGCTTGATAACCGATCTTCACGCGACCACCGGTCAGAAGTGCGACGCGACCGCTTAAATCGACCAGTTCGGTGCGCTTGACGTAGTTGAACGCAGCACAGGCAGGGCACAGCTGGTCATAGAAGAAATGGATGGCCGAATATTTCTGCTTGCACACATAGCAGTGCTTGGGCTCGATCGATTCGCGCGGTCGCGCGGCGTCGACATCGGGCGAAATGTCGTGCGCCTGGAAACCCTGCGGAGCAAACACATTCGGCGTGGTGAATACTGGCTTGCGGCGCAGTTCGCGGATGCCGGTCTGGTTGAGCACGCTGTCTTCGGCCTGGATCTTCGCCGCGTGCCGCGCCTTCTGGGCTGCCTTCAGCTTGATCCGGCGCTCGACCGGATCGGGGTGATAGACCTGCGCCACCGCCTGAGACAGGCGCTGGCGATCTTCCGTCGGCAGCGTGTCCAGCACGAGTCGATCGGCCGCCACCGATTCAAGCAGCTGCGCCGCTGCGCGTACGCGCTGCAGCAGGGCGGCATCGGCGCCGCCGGACGGTGGTGTGGTAGTGGTCACAAGCATTGATCCATATCGAGTAAGGCGGCACGAAGTGAGATGCCGGGAGCGGGCATCGCACGTAGCCAGCCGCCTATTTTGCCCGTTATGGCCGGGTTCGGGGCTAAGCCGTTCAGCTTGCCACGAGCACGCCGAACGAGTTGGGGGCGTAGGCTGAAACGGGGTCAGGTTGAGTTTCCTG
The Dyella humicola genome window above contains:
- a CDS encoding DUF1415 domain-containing protein, whose product is MTDTPSAISAGLSAADTPYIDATLHWVERAVVGLNLCPFARAPFIHGKIRYAVSHARDTDTLLNDLCGELQCLAAVDANECETTLLIHPHVLGDFLDYNDFLDVADTAVETLKLDGVLQVASFHPHYQFADTAPDDIENATNRSPWPTLHLLREASIERAADAMSDPDEIYRRNIETLRKLGRAGWDALGVRVPGCKQE
- a CDS encoding SDR family NAD(P)-dependent oxidoreductase; amino-acid sequence: MLVTTTTPPSGGADAALLQRVRAAAQLLESVAADRLVLDTLPTEDRQRLSQAVAQVYHPDPVERRIKLKAAQKARHAAKIQAEDSVLNQTGIRELRRKPVFTTPNVFAPQGFQAHDISPDVDAARPRESIEPKHCYVCKQKYSAIHFFYDQLCPACAAFNYVKRTELVDLSGRVALLTGGRVKIGYQAGLKLLRAGAELIVTTRFPRDSAARYAEEADFGEWGHRLQVYGLDLRHTPSVEAFCQELVATRPRLDFIINNACQTVRRPPDFYAHMMDGERAALHDMPEHVRKLVGHYEGLRGSNILPDAGVSATPLASRAADLPGLARAAELSQVPLLPEELLAQSHLFPEGRLDQDLQQIDLRERNSWRLLMAEVPSVELLEVQLVNAIAPFIINARLKPLMLRTPERDKHIVNVSAMEGQFYRNFKTTRHPHTNMAKAALNMMTRTSATDYHNDGIHMNSVDTGWVTDEDPAELAAKKVLEERFHPPLDIVDGAARIVDPIISGMNTGEHVWGQFLKDYRPTDW